The DNA region TTGTAGGCGAACACGAATCCGATGGCCAGCAGCACCAGCCCGACCGCCACCCAGCCGACCCGCTCGGTCGCGACGTAGAGCATGCACAGCACGGTGGCGAAGATCAGCAGCGAGGTGCCCAGGTCCTTCTCCACCACGAGCACGCCCACCGACACCACCCACACCAGCAGCACCGGGCCCATGTCGCGCATGCGCGGCAGTTCCATGCCGAACACGTGCTTGCCCGCGCCGGTGAACAGGTCGCGCTTGGACACCAGCACCCCGGCGAAGAACACGATCAGCGCGATCTTGGCGAACTCACCGGGCTGAACGCTGAAGCCCGGCAGCCGAATCCAGATCTTCGCGCCGTTCACCATCGAGTACCGGTCAGGCAGCAGCGCGGGCAGCGCGAGCGCCACCAACCCGGCCAGGCCGACCGTGTAGGAGTAGCGGGCCAGGCTGCGGTAGTCGCGCAGGGCGATCAACAACCCCATGAAGACCACCATCCCCAGCCCCGTCCACAGCACCTGCTGGTTGGCGTCGGGGGAGGGGATGGGCAGGTTGGCGAAGGCGGCGTCCTGGGCTTGCGCTAGGTCGACGCGGTGAATCACCACCAGGCCCAACCCGTTCAGCAGCGCCGCGATCGGTAGTAGGAGCGGATCCGCGAACGCCGCGAACCGCCGCACCGCCAGATGCGCGACACCGAACAGGGCCAGGTACGCGGCACCGAGTTTGGCGATCTCCCAGGTGATCGCCTGCTCCTGACTGGCCTCCACCAGCACCAGCGACACCGTCGTGATGAGGGCCGCCAGCCCCAGCAACAGCAACTCGACATTGCGCCGGGTGGCGGGCGGCGGCGCAGGAGCGAATCCGCCGGGTGGACTGGGGAAGGCCCCAGTGGACGGCGGTGCCGGTGCGGACATCAGTCCGCCGTCCTGCAGTTCTGCCCCGGGTTCTGCGGTGCCGTGGTGGAGGTGGTGGGCGCGGTGGTGGTCGGCGGGTTCGGCTGATCCGACTTGTGCTCGAGCGGGCGGTTCTCGCCGGTGCGTTCGCCGCCGGTGAGGCCACCGGGGACGGCGTTGGGCGCGGCCGGGGTGGTGGTGACCACGGCGCCGGGCTGGTTGGGGTCGGCGGGCGGGGTCGGCGTCGGCGTCGGGTTGCTGGGCGCGGTCTGCGACTTGGCGTCGCAGGGCGGCAGCAGTTCGGTCGACACCAAGT from Nocardia tengchongensis includes:
- a CDS encoding FtsW/RodA/SpoVE family cell cycle protein, whose translation is MSAPAPPSTGAFPSPPGGFAPAPPPATRRNVELLLLGLAALITTVSLVLVEASQEQAITWEIAKLGAAYLALFGVAHLAVRRFAAFADPLLLPIAALLNGLGLVVIHRVDLAQAQDAAFANLPIPSPDANQQVLWTGLGMVVFMGLLIALRDYRSLARYSYTVGLAGLVALALPALLPDRYSMVNGAKIWIRLPGFSVQPGEFAKIALIVFFAGVLVSKRDLFTGAGKHVFGMELPRMRDMGPVLLVWVVSVGVLVVEKDLGTSLLIFATVLCMLYVATERVGWVAVGLVLLAIGFVFAYNAFGHVRVRTATWLHPFDDYSSTGYQISQSLFGLATGGLAGTGLGSGNPSKVPFAKTDFIIAAIGEELGLIGLTVILLLFCIFSVRGIRTALAIRDSFGKLLASGLAFTIAIQVFVVVGGVTKLIPLTGLTTPFMSYGGSSLLANYVLLGVLIKISDAARRPAPARKRAEPIADASTQMLRKVEGGAA